The Delphinus delphis chromosome 11, mDelDel1.2, whole genome shotgun sequence DNA segment GACTCTTTCCTAAGAATTAAAGATGCTCTTCGTCTTCAAGTTGACTTTCTACTCTGCCTTCCCTTTATTCCACTCTCCCAAAAAttgtaatagaaaataaaatatgggaaCAAAGAACTGGAAACAGAGGGGAAGGGTACTCACCATCACTGCCAGCTGCCTATAGGCCTTCTTCAGTTCAACATCTGATGCCGTGGCTTCAACCCCCAGCACATGAAAAGGGTTTAGCTCATCCTCAGGAACCCCAGCCATGGTCAACAGTCGAGCCACTTCCTCTTCAGGCTGGCAGTAGCGACCACTAGCTACAGGTGCATTCCCCTGCCTACTGGTCCTCTGCTTGACCCAAGGCAACTCCAGCCAACCCCACTGAACTATTCTTACCAGCTGCTGCCACGGCCTGCTCTCTCTCAGCAGAATCAGGCACCGCTGCCAGGTGGGAGAAGCTAGCCAAGAGAAGAGCCAGGTGGCTTTACCCCTCCAACCTAACCGGTCACTCAGTCCTACCAGAAACCGCCAGCCCAACTGTAGACAGCCCAACAAAAGGGCCAGAGCCAGAAGCAGCAAAGCACCCAGTAGCCTAAGAAAACGGGTGAACAGCCCTGCCCCATAGCAAAACCCTTGGCTCAGAAACTGGAACATCACCTGGGCCCTGCCCCCCAGCCGCCCTGCCCAGACTCCAACCCAGACCCAAAAAAGGTCCAGATCACTGCCTTTCAGCTGCCTGCATGCATAGATGAGATGGCCACAAGTTTCCACGTACTCCCCCACTAATACCAGCAGTTCGATCAGCCACCAGAAGCCTGCCTGTCCAAGCTGACACAGTTCCTCTGCTCCCCACAATCCCAGTCCTCTGCGCTTATCTGCCTGACTCCGTTTCCGACCCAGCCGATGTCGACCAGGGGATCTGGGATCTCTGCGTCCACCCTCCCGAGTATCCTCCTTGGCTGGAACGCGGTGCCGTTGTCTCCGGGGTGCAGGTTTCTTTCCACTGGGCACACGTGAAAAATCACTGGGAAACTTAAGAGGTTCCTCCTCATCATATTCCTCTTCCAACTCTTCATCTTCCCCCAAAGCTGGAGAGGTACAATGGTGGCAAAAGTTGCTAGAAGAGCTGTCTCCTCCCTCAGAGTAAGGCCCTTCAGGGATTCCAGGGGTTCCCTGGCAGTTACAAGCAGGtggaatggaaaggaaagaagggttcCCATCTTCCTGGTAGCCAGCCTCATTCTCTCTTGAGAGTTCCTGGTCCACTCCTGACTCTTCTGAAGATGCCTCACTCTGATCAGGGTCCTCTCCATCCCTAGGGGGTCCTGGACCCCTTGGAGGGCCATGGCTTGGATCTGaccagtgggctggatttgggggCTGTGTGTACTTAGGACTAGAGTGCTCTGTGAGG contains these protein-coding regions:
- the DNAJC14 gene encoding dnaJ homolog subfamily C member 14 isoform X2 gives rise to the protein MAQKHPGEGGLCGAHHSGGASLRTLGPSVDPEILSFSGLRDSAGPAPNGTRCLTEHSSPKYTQPPNPAHWSDPSHGPPRGPGPPRDGEDPDQSEASSEESGVDQELSRENEAGYQEDGNPSFLSIPPACNCQGTPGIPEGPYSEGGDSSSSNFCHHCTSPALGEDEELEEEYDEEEPLKFPSDFSRVPSGKKPAPRRQRHRVPAKEDTREGGRRDPRSPGRHRLGRKRSQADKRRGLGLWGAEELCQLGQAGFWWLIELLVLVGEYVETCGHLIYACRQLKGSDLDLFWVWVGVWAGRLGGRAQVMFQFLSQGFCYGAGLFTRFLRLLGALLLLALALLLGCLQLGWRFLVGLSDRLGWRGKATWLFSWLASPTWQRCLILLRESRPWQQLVRIVQWGWLELPWVKQRTSRQGNAPVASGRYCQPEEEVARLLTMAGVPEDELNPFHVLGVEATASDVELKKAYRQLAVMVHPDKNNHPRAEEAFKVLRAAWDIVSNPERRKEYEMKRMAENELSRSVNEFLSKLQDDLKEAMNTMMCSRCQGKHRRFEMDREPKSARYCAECNRLHPAEEGDFWAESSMLGLKITYFALMDGKVYDITELPQMPLLLTFRIS
- the DNAJC14 gene encoding dnaJ homolog subfamily C member 14 isoform X1, which produces MAQKHPGEGGLCGAHHSGGASLRTLGPSVDPEILSFSGLRDSAGPAPNGTRCLTEHSSPKYTQPPNPAHWSDPSHGPPRGPGPPRDGEDPDQSEASSEESGVDQELSRENEAGYQEDGNPSFLSIPPACNCQGTPGIPEGPYSEGGDSSSSNFCHHCTSPALGEDEELEEEYDEEEPLKFPSDFSRVPSGKKPAPRRQRHRVPAKEDTREGGRRDPRSPGRHRLGRKRSQADKRRGLGLWGAEELCQLGQAGFWWLIELLVLVGEYVETCGHLIYACRQLKGSDLDLFWVWVGVWAGRLGGRAQVMFQFLSQGFCYGAGLFTRFLRLLGALLLLALALLLGCLQLGWRFLVGLSDRLGWRGKATWLFSWLASPTWQRCLILLRESRPWQQLVRIVQWGWLELPWVKQRTSRQGNAPVASGRYCQPEEEVARLLTMAGVPEDELNPFHVLGVEATASDVELKKAYRQLAVMVHPDKNNHPRAEEAFKVLRAAWDIVSNPERRKEYEMKRMAENELSRSVNEFLSKLQDDLKEAMNTMMCSRCQGKHRRFEMDREPKSARYCAECNRLHPAEEGDFWAESSMLGLKITYFALMDGKVYDITEWAGCQRVGISPDTHRVPYHISFGSRMPGTSGRQRATADAPPADLQDFLSRIFQVPPGQMSNGNFFAAPQPGPGATAASKPNSTVPKGEAKPKRRKKVRRPFQR